In Bactrocera oleae isolate idBacOlea1 chromosome 3, idBacOlea1, whole genome shotgun sequence, a genomic segment contains:
- the Naprt gene encoding nicotinate phosphoribosyltransferase isoform X2 — MSQGQSSNSGGQFMDRGRMNQNGVVQPLLTDLYQITMAYAYWKSGKTDDQSVFDLFFRTNPFHGEFTIFAGLEECLKFLDSFHYSESDIDYLRQTLPEGVENDFFEYLASLTAKDVTLYAIDEGTVAFPRVPIIKVEGPLIIVQLLETTLLTLVNYASLMATNAARYRMVAGKHVKLLEFGLRRAQGPDGGLSASKYSYTGGFDGTSNVLAGKLFNIPVKGTHAHAYITSFSGIGELKTRLLRHKTTGITGDLLDHAVRHRQALAQVLDVSQEESSEGELAAMVSYAIAFPDGFMALVDTYDVKRSGLLNFCAVALALNDLGYHAVGIRIDSGDLAYLSCLARESFEKVADRFKVPWFNKLTIVASNDINEDTILSLNEQGHKIDCFGIGTHLVTCQRQPALGCVYKLVEINGQPRIKLSQDVEKVTMPGNKNAFRLYSADGHALIDLLQKVSEPPPSVGQKVLCRHPFQESKRAYVIPSHVELLYKVYWKDGKILQQLPTLEQVREKVKISLKTLRNDHKRTLNPTPYKVAVSDNLYNFIHDLWLQNAPIGELS; from the exons ATGAGTCAAGGGCAAAGTTCTAATTCGGGTGGTCAATTTATGGATCGTGGACGCATGAATCAAAATGGGGTTGTCCAGCCTCTTTTGACAG ATCTATATCAGATTACGATGGCATACGCTTATTGGAAGTCGGGAAAAACTGATGACCAATCGGTGTTTGATTTGTTCTTTCGAACGAATCCGTTTCATGGAGAATTCACCATATTTGCTGGACTGGAGGAATGTCTCAAATTTTTAGATAGTTTCCACTATTCAGAAAGCG atATTGACTATCTGAGGCAAACATTACCGGAAGGTGtagaaaatgatttttttgaatACTTAGCCAGTTTGACGGCAAAAGATGTTACTTTATACGCCATCGATGAGGGTACAGTGGCCTTTCCAAG GGTACCTATTATCAAAGTTGAAGGACCTTTGATAATTGTGCAGCTCTTGGAAACAACATTATTGACGTTGGTGAATTATGCGag TTTAATGGCCACGAATGCTGCTCGTTATCGTATGGTGGCTGGAAAACATGTGAAACTTTTAGAATTCGGCCTACGACGTGCTCAAGGCCCAGATGGAGGATTATCGGCATCAAAATATTCTTACACTG GGGGCTTCGATGGAACATCTAACGTGCTGGCAGGAAAACTTTTCAATATACCTGTCAAGGGCACCCATGCGCATGCTTATATTACATCATTTTCTGGAATTGGAGAGTTAAAAACCCGTCTATTAAGACATAAGACAACAG GTATAACTGGTGATCTATTGGATCACGCTGTCCGGCATCGGCAGGCATTAGCACAAGTGCTGGACGTATCACAGGAGGAGTCTAGTGAAGGTGAATTGGCGGCTATGGTGTCCTATGCTATAGCGTTTCCCGATGGATTCATGGCGCTAGTCGATACGTACGATGTTAAGAG AAGCGGGCTTTTGAATTTCTGTGCTGTTGCATTGGCGCTCAACGATTTGGGATATCATGCAGTTGGTATTCGCATAGACTCCGGCGATTTGGCTTACTTATCTTGTTTGGCACGCGAATCTTTTGAAAAGGTTGCCGATCGATTTAAGGTGCCATGGTTCAATAAGTTAACAATTGTTGCATCGAATGACATCAATGAAGACACCATTCTCAGCTTGAATGAGCAGGGTCATAAAATTGACTGTTTCGGAATCGGTACTCATTTAG TAACATGCCAAAGACAGCCAGCCCTCGGTTGTGTGTACAAGCTAGTTGAAATAAATGGACAACCACGCATTAAATTGAGCCAAGATGTCGAAAAGGTCACGATGCCGGGTAACAAGAATGCTTTCAG ATTATACAGTGCTGATGGACATGCCCTAATTGATTTACTACAGAAGGTTTCGGAACCACCTCCAAGTGTTGGTCAAAAAGTTTTGTGCCGTCATCCTTTCCAGGAGTCAAAGCGGGCTTATGTAATTCCCTCCCATGTTGAATTATTGTACAAAGTATATTGGAAGGACGGCAAAATTTTACAACAGTTACCTACATTAGAACAAGTGCGAGAAAAGGTAAAGATTTCGCTTAAAACGTTACGGAATGATCACAAGCGCACACTTAACCCAACGCCCTATAAG GTGGCCGTCAGCgacaatttatacaattttatccaCGATTTGTGGTTACAAAACGCACCGATTGGCGAACTCTCATga
- the Naprt gene encoding nicotinate phosphoribosyltransferase isoform X1, translating to MSQGQSSNSGGQFMDRGRMNQNGVVQPLLTDLYQITMAYAYWKSGKTDDQSVFDLFFRTNPFHGEFTIFAGLEECLKFLDSFHYSESDIDYLRQTLPEGVENDFFEYLASLTAKDVTLYAIDEGTVAFPRVPIIKVEGPLIIVQLLETTLLTLVNYASLMATNAARYRMVAGKHVKLLEFGLRRAQGPDGGLSASKYSYTGGFDGTSNVLAGKLFNIPVKGTHAHAYITSFSGIGELKTRLLRHKTTGITGDLLDHAVRHRQALAQVLDVSQEESSEGELAAMVSYAIAFPDGFMALVDTYDVKSKVQTAKSSKDKSVTNNYDIPMNLSQSNGHILQETVNGYFTANDVLAKNESLVATNERQCIGALLDLNDAVKSSTLLNSASKPNIISINKTTDRQTLTSAPNAYLPKYVAKSFRSGLLNFCAVALALNDLGYHAVGIRIDSGDLAYLSCLARESFEKVADRFKVPWFNKLTIVASNDINEDTILSLNEQGHKIDCFGIGTHLVTCQRQPALGCVYKLVEINGQPRIKLSQDVEKVTMPGNKNAFRLYSADGHALIDLLQKVSEPPPSVGQKVLCRHPFQESKRAYVIPSHVELLYKVYWKDGKILQQLPTLEQVREKVKISLKTLRNDHKRTLNPTPYKVAVSDNLYNFIHDLWLQNAPIGELS from the exons ATGAGTCAAGGGCAAAGTTCTAATTCGGGTGGTCAATTTATGGATCGTGGACGCATGAATCAAAATGGGGTTGTCCAGCCTCTTTTGACAG ATCTATATCAGATTACGATGGCATACGCTTATTGGAAGTCGGGAAAAACTGATGACCAATCGGTGTTTGATTTGTTCTTTCGAACGAATCCGTTTCATGGAGAATTCACCATATTTGCTGGACTGGAGGAATGTCTCAAATTTTTAGATAGTTTCCACTATTCAGAAAGCG atATTGACTATCTGAGGCAAACATTACCGGAAGGTGtagaaaatgatttttttgaatACTTAGCCAGTTTGACGGCAAAAGATGTTACTTTATACGCCATCGATGAGGGTACAGTGGCCTTTCCAAG GGTACCTATTATCAAAGTTGAAGGACCTTTGATAATTGTGCAGCTCTTGGAAACAACATTATTGACGTTGGTGAATTATGCGag TTTAATGGCCACGAATGCTGCTCGTTATCGTATGGTGGCTGGAAAACATGTGAAACTTTTAGAATTCGGCCTACGACGTGCTCAAGGCCCAGATGGAGGATTATCGGCATCAAAATATTCTTACACTG GGGGCTTCGATGGAACATCTAACGTGCTGGCAGGAAAACTTTTCAATATACCTGTCAAGGGCACCCATGCGCATGCTTATATTACATCATTTTCTGGAATTGGAGAGTTAAAAACCCGTCTATTAAGACATAAGACAACAG GTATAACTGGTGATCTATTGGATCACGCTGTCCGGCATCGGCAGGCATTAGCACAAGTGCTGGACGTATCACAGGAGGAGTCTAGTGAAGGTGAATTGGCGGCTATGGTGTCCTATGCTATAGCGTTTCCCGATGGATTCATGGCGCTAGTCGATACGTACGATGTTAAGAG CAAAGTACAAACTGCGAAGTCAAGCAAAGACAAAAGTGTGACAAACAATTACGATATTCCTATGAACTTGTCACAATCTAACGGCCACATTCTGCAGGAGACAGTTAATGGATATTTTACTGCAAATGACGTGCTTGCTAAAAATGAAAGTCTAGTTGCTACGAATGAAAGACAATGTATTGGTGCATTGCTGGACCTTAATGATGCAGTTAAATCAAGTACGCTCTTAAATTCAGCCAGTAAACCTAATATCATTTCTATAAACAAGACAACCGATAGACAAACTCTAACTTCTGCTCCAAACGCGTATCTGCCAAAATATGTCGCGAAGTCATTCAG AAGCGGGCTTTTGAATTTCTGTGCTGTTGCATTGGCGCTCAACGATTTGGGATATCATGCAGTTGGTATTCGCATAGACTCCGGCGATTTGGCTTACTTATCTTGTTTGGCACGCGAATCTTTTGAAAAGGTTGCCGATCGATTTAAGGTGCCATGGTTCAATAAGTTAACAATTGTTGCATCGAATGACATCAATGAAGACACCATTCTCAGCTTGAATGAGCAGGGTCATAAAATTGACTGTTTCGGAATCGGTACTCATTTAG TAACATGCCAAAGACAGCCAGCCCTCGGTTGTGTGTACAAGCTAGTTGAAATAAATGGACAACCACGCATTAAATTGAGCCAAGATGTCGAAAAGGTCACGATGCCGGGTAACAAGAATGCTTTCAG ATTATACAGTGCTGATGGACATGCCCTAATTGATTTACTACAGAAGGTTTCGGAACCACCTCCAAGTGTTGGTCAAAAAGTTTTGTGCCGTCATCCTTTCCAGGAGTCAAAGCGGGCTTATGTAATTCCCTCCCATGTTGAATTATTGTACAAAGTATATTGGAAGGACGGCAAAATTTTACAACAGTTACCTACATTAGAACAAGTGCGAGAAAAGGTAAAGATTTCGCTTAAAACGTTACGGAATGATCACAAGCGCACACTTAACCCAACGCCCTATAAG GTGGCCGTCAGCgacaatttatacaattttatccaCGATTTGTGGTTACAAAACGCACCGATTGGCGAACTCTCATga